The nucleotide sequence TTGTGAATTCCTTTCAAAAATCCATCTTTCATATTCATCCTACAAAATTAGAGTTCATCTTAATTCTTAcgtaaaaaatatgaaatttaattaattactacAATTACCTgaattaaattcatatataaaccaaccaataacaacttaaacaaattaaaactaacttttaattaataacgaAGTTATCATGACTTCTTTTTTCAAGCGAAGAAACATAAGATTATCATATTCAGATGTACGTACAAAACATGTAATAGAGACAaacttttaaacaaataatatttgaaatgatGAAAGTGGGTGTAAATTAGTGAGTTGGGTGTaaacaatttgataaaatttataaaaatgagtgtATATAATCAAGTGGGTGTTATTTGCTAACTTACACCTTAATATTTTTAGGTGGATGTAGCTTGCTAATTTACACCTTAATGTTTTTAGGTGTGTGTAAATTAGCCCCTTTAAACAATACCCTAAAAgctttgttaacatttttcttaaaaaaataaacgtGATAATGACAAGTTGACACAAACCTAACAATAACAACAGAGCCCTCGATGTTAAAccccttttgcagttttggaCCTCAGGtcaattttgatacattcaacGCACACGTAGACGTCATGTgtgtaatttttaatataaaaataaataaaaatgtcacGTGTAAtgctttaattaaaaaaataaataattaaaaaataattttttaatttttttcttaattattattatttttagtcattttttaatcggttttttattttgattatttttgtttttaaatttaaaaataaatatttttattatttttatttatgtttattaaacataaaaaattattattttttcttttttttttaattaatgcattGCACGTggcattttaatttatttataaattataaattaaaaatgtggCGTCGACGTGTGCGTTGAATCTGTTGAATGGATCAAAATTGGTCTAGGGGGACAAAACTACAAAAGGCTTAACATAGGGGGCTCGgttgttattgtttttgttagggagtcaaaattgcaactttctGATACTTATGGGTCAAAACTGTAATTAAGCCTTTTGCATTCTAATATAGTCTGAATCGAGTTTGATGTCGTCATAAAAGTTGTAGTTATGGATATCATTTACACCGGGTATGATTCTATTTGGATATTTACAACTTTTGATAGGAGTAAAACACTACAATGGATgatgtcaacaaaaaaaaaaaacactacaaTGTAACATGTTACTTTTTTACCAAATTTCAACCTTGCGCTATAAGTGCTTTGGGGCATTGattaaacaatcaaaacaaataatttttttataaacattgatataattattacttaatcATAAGTCAAAAcctatattttcaagacaaaatttttatttgcaGATATCTTAATTATTACCTTTGGAGCAATAGTTAGCAAGAtccaagaaacaaaataaaacaacaataaatatactCCCTCTCTCCGTCCTTATATGTAAGCACATTTTGCCTCTAATAAAAGggtgcttagatatagggacggaaggagtattagGTAAATCAACGAAATAAAATCATAGACAACTTATTGAATACAAGAATTCCATAACAACCATTAATTCAAAATAACtttaaaatcatcattaaatCGAACGAAAAATGTGAATCTATCGAATTCGATGTGACATCACATTGTTTCGGTCCCAACTGTTTCTTCCATTCACATTGATTTTGAAAGACAACTAGACAAGTGAAATTCAGTTGGATTAAACTTAGGAGCATTTAGTCAGACCATCACACCGAAGGAAATTTACCCTCATAAACTTTAGTATTTAATAGGTCAAAAATTTGCCCCCATTGTGGAGAACACAACAATAACACTTATAACAAGACTAGATCCTGACCCGTGCGATGCACGGGTTTGTTTCGATTTTCATATATAAGCATTAGATTTACTATATTATTAGTTGGCGAcatgtttaaatatattatatataacatTTCAATAAAGACTACAATGAATAAAATGCACCGAAGTTGGAACTTGtcatacaaaatttaaataatgagCTAATTAAATAGTTCAAAATACACATCAAAGGAAAAAAGTTATTGTATAAAGTTAGTATGAGAAACATATCAAGTGATTCAACCATATAAGCTTATAAGGTCacctacatttttatttttcaagacaTATGTTGTAGCAAAAAGGGGGAAGAAATGGTTGAAAACCGCAGACTTTTGGGTTTAGACTGCAAAGgagaaaggagaaaaaagagTTCGAAACCGTtcggaaaaaaaagaaagaaaaggaattaattgattttttgaaaagggAGTTTAGTATTGGATATCATTAGTGGAAGCCAAATGATATCACAAAAATAGGAAGTGGCTTGGTGGTTAAAATGCTTTGAAGTAACCAACATGACTTGGGTTTGAATCTCATTGAACATCATTTTTAACgagattcatttaataatttttttagagataatGGGTTGAATATGTAAATTGTTTATTAAgtatcattattaaaaaaatataaataaatgatgtttACACGTACATCCGATTAAGTATCTTAACAAATGGTGTTAAACATGTGAATTcttcattcttaaaaaaaaaaaaaaaaaaaaaaaaactccaatgtGAGACCTTTAAGTACTATCATTATTCAATAGTGGTCAACTTTTCAAAATCTCATTCTAGTTGGAACTGGCCCTCAACCTCATGTAAAGGTTGGTCATCCACATAACCGACTCATTTGGAATATTTAATTgtgcaatttaattttatagacCTAAGGTCCCAGTCCCAGCTTCCACGTTTAAATTTTAGTAGTTCACCCACATAACAGCCTTCCTTCCCTTTCTACATTAACTATTTGTTTTATTTCCCTATAAAAAGCCATTAAATCCCATCCTTCCAAACCACCCAAGCTAATAAAGCAATCACAAAGTCTTCCTACCATTTCATAGGATCGATTCCAAAAgatttcacacaaaaaattcCAATGGCTCAAGTAAAAATAAGTAAGGGTCTTGTTTTGGTTATATTGGCCATGCTATGTGCAGATGCTATGGCACAATCAAGTTGCACGAATGTGTTAGTAAACCTATCACCATGTCTCGACTACATCACGGGGAAGTCTTCAACACCAACTTCAGGGTGTTGCACACAACTTGCAAGTGTTGTGAAATCACAACCACAATGCTTATGTCAAGTTCTTGATGGTGGAGGATCATCATTGGGGATCAAGGTTAATCAAACTCAAGCTCTTGCCTTGCCTTCTGCTTGCAATGTGCAAACTCCACCAACATCTCAGTGCAAAAGTAAGTCACCAACATTTCTTGTAAACTGATTTTTCTTCGAATTTGATAgacgaaaaattaaatttgaagtttttgctttaaccattgattttaagtttcaatctttttttttaatgtaaatgcCAATCTTTTGTTCAACACAAttttacattaattaataaattcaaatacaaaTCATTTTATATCAAACTTACTTTTAACACGTCTGACTTTTGTTGTTCATTTACATTTTGGTTACTTGAGTTGGATCATGTAGTCCGGTGTAATGCTTTTATCTCCATAAATTTGTGAGGTTATCTATCAATAGTGTAACTTAGAGATGGATCTACTCTATAGATATTGAGGAGAGCTGACCCCACAACTTCAATCTCTTGTTAACCaatattatgatattttgatGTTATAAGCCCCAGCTCAAATAGTGTTATGTTCCCACAAAACCCTAATAAAAGCCTAAACAAACTAATACCATGTGGTTAAATTTTGGTATTGTGTATACTTTGAAAAATTAACGAACTTGCCCAATGGGATTAAaatgttttcaaatttcaaccgaacctattgttgtttctttgtgaaaaaggagagagaaataGGTCAATGAAAGAGGTTCCAATTGGTAgcaaatacaattaaaaaacgAACTTCTCACATACACCACAcccacaataagaaattaacaCTAACCCCCTTCTATTTGTCTCccttctagttttttttttttgtggtgatcggagtttgaaccccgatcattgcatattttatgcattgttataCCAATTAAGCTAAGTTCACGATGGTTGTATCCCTTCTAGTTGATAGAGAGTGAtatatttgataatattaaaaataaaaatcttacaactctttaaaaaaaaaatgaagaaacatcTAAAACAACTATAATTCTTAGAATGTTAAGGtgtctttaatttttatttattcaatgcattttttttaatcttcaatATTTTacataatgaaaatgattgatgtttttgttttatcaCTTGCCTTTATATCTAACTCTAAACTAAACCTAATGTGGGCATTttgatcaaaaataaaaagtttaatgTTGACTTAGAACTGAAAATAACTATAACATCACTAACCTAAAAGCATGCATGTTATTATAATTAATCTATATATCTTTATGCTAATTATCATCTTGTGTGCATATCAGCGGCAAATTCACCAGCTGGAGCCAGAACCGTGCCATCAACAGATGATGGGTCGTCCGATGGAAATTCCATCAAGTTATCAATTCCTAGGTTGTTCGTTGTTTTTGCAGCTACATATTTATGCTACAACTTTCAGGACATACTGGCatattgattatttaattcCTAGATCTTCCATTTAGATTGTTATTTTCacttgttgaatttgtgataCTAGATATTTATGCAATGTTGTGTGGTGTGAAACATGATTGAGTTCtgtaaagagaaaaataaatcgaaagaaatattgattatatatttaaatttaagagAGTTAAAAAGGTtgattacattttattttggtctgTTTGATTACATTTACTATATTAGTATAGGATAGACTTTATACTGATTATATATATTCATCATAACTATGGGGTTAGGTAAGTGTAACACAACTATTTTGAACTAAGTGATAAGAAATTGAAggtcatgaaaaataaaaataatataacaactaaCTAACTAATCATATCTATCGCTTAGAAAAAACAATCACTTTTAGTTATAGTTGAAGTGTTGTAAATCTCATACTTCTCCTTTTATGGCGGGCTAACATGATATCcgtcaaaatttaaaaataaagtgtttaattatttattcactaaaaaatgtaaaaactatCAAAGAGTTATTCAAGGTAATAAAAACACATCAGGACTGTGGCCGCATGGTTATTTTATGGTTACACTGTAGGCGGCAATGAGGCTGTCAACATATCCATTTACATTTTGTAGTTGATAAACTTTTGTTGGGGAAAAAGTTGGACAAATGAATAGCAATGAAAACTGTGCTTATTTTGTTTGAACTTCTTTTGGGactaaaagtgaattttgataACAGTATGATGGTGGTGTTGAATGTATCAAATTCTTGATTAGTCGAGGTAGTCAATCTTCAATTGTAGAACTGGTAGTTTGCCCTTTGTGTACTTGGACCTACCAATTAGTGGTGATTCGCGGCGTTTACAGTTTTGGTATCCCTTGATTGATCGGATTAAAAAGAGACTATCATCGTGGAAAAGTAGACATTTATCTACAAGGGGTCATTTTGTGTTGTTGAAATCTGTCATGTCCTCTTTACCGatctattttctctctttcttcaagGCTCCCACATGTATCATTTCTTCGGTcgaatctttatttatttatttttttgtgagagAAAATTAGGAAAATACAATGGATCAATTGAGATACGGTTTGTCTAGAAAAAGAGAATGGAGGT is from Medicago truncatula cultivar Jemalong A17 chromosome 1, MtrunA17r5.0-ANR, whole genome shotgun sequence and encodes:
- the LOC25485186 gene encoding non-specific lipid transfer protein GPI-anchored 5, whose protein sequence is MAQVKISKGLVLVILAMLCADAMAQSSCTNVLVNLSPCLDYITGKSSTPTSGCCTQLASVVKSQPQCLCQVLDGGGSSLGIKVNQTQALALPSACNVQTPPTSQCKTANSPAGARTVPSTDDGSSDGNSIKLSIPRLFVVFAATYLCYNFQDILAY